In Humulus lupulus chromosome 7, drHumLupu1.1, whole genome shotgun sequence, the following are encoded in one genomic region:
- the LOC133790542 gene encoding auxin efflux carrier component 5-like: protein MIGWQDIYKVVEAMVPLYVALVLGYGSVKWWKIFSPEQCGAINKLVCFFTLPLFTFEFTAHVDPFEWNYRFIGADAISKAITVALLGFWAKCSSKGSYGWSITSFALCSLTNSLVVGVPLMKAMYGRMAVDLVVQSSVVQAIIWLTILLLVLEFRRTGLGVSSSSNDDKEVVVGDYNNNNQQSGKDLEGDNKDEEEEVGSDQQSYWSLMKGVWLKMALNPNSYAVYIGLFWALISNRWHIEMPGIFEGSILIMSKAGTGTAMFSMGIFMASQEKIIGCGTRLTVIGMVLRFIAGPAAMAIGSIAVGLHGDVLRVAIIQSALPQSITSFIYAKEYGLHADVLSTAVIFGTMVSLPVLITYYVLLDLIH, encoded by the exons atgatagggTGGCAAGATATATACAAGGTGGTGGAAGCCATGGTTCCACTATACGTGGCCTTAGTATTAGGTTATGGGTCAGTGAAATGGTGGAAGATTTTCAGTCCTGAGCAGTGCGGTGCCATAAACAAGTTGGTTTGTTTCTTCACTCTTCCTCTCTTCACATTCGAGTTCACAGCCCACGTCGACCCTTTCGAGTGGAACTATCGTTTCATAGGCGCAGACGCCATATCGAAGGCGATTACTGTGGCGCTGTTAGGGTTTTGGGCAAAGTGCAGTAGTAAAGGGAGTTATGGTTGGTCCATAACGAGCTTCGCTTTGTGCAGTTTGACCAATTCTCTTGTCGTTGGAGTGCCTCTGATGAAAGCCATGTATGGTCGTATGGCTGTCGATCTTGTCGTTCAGTCTTCGGTCGTCCAGGCCATCATTTGGCTGACTATTCTTTTGTTGGTGTTGGAGTTTCGTCGTACGGGGTTGGGTGTGTCGTCATCATCAAACGACGACAAAGAAGTTGTCGTTggtgattataataataacaatcaaCAGTCTGGGAAGGATTTGGAAGGAGATAATAAAgatgaggaggaggaggttgGTAGTGATCAACAGTCGTATTGGTCGTTGATGAAGGGTGTGTGGTTGAAAATGGCTTTGAATCCTAATTCCTATGCTGTTTATATTGGCCTCTTTTGGGCTCTCATCTCCAACAG GTGGCATATTGAGATGCCAGGCATCTTCGAAGGTTCAATTTTGATCATGTCGAAAGCTGGGACAGGCACTGCTATGTTTAGCATGG GGATCTTCATGGCATCTCAAGAAAAAATAATTGGGTGTGGGACGCGGCTAACTGTGATCGGAATGGTGTTAAGGTTTATCGCAGGACCAGCAGCCATGGCTATCGGATCTATTGCTGTCGGTTTACATGGCGATGTTCTCCGCGTAGCTATTATTCAG TCAGCTCTACCGCAATCGATTACATCTTTTATATATGCCAAAGAGTACGGATTGCATGCCGATGTGCTTAGCACAGC GGTTATCTTTGGTACCATGGTGTCACTTCCGGTGCTAATCACTTATTATGTTCTTTTAGATTTAATACATTAA
- the LOC133789404 gene encoding auxin efflux carrier component 5-like: protein MIGWEDVYKVVEATAPLYVALILGYGSVKWWKVFTPEQCGAINRFVCFFTLPLYTFDFTAHVDPFQWNYRFIGADAISKVIIVVGLAFWAKLSSKGSYAWSITSFSLCTLTNSLVVGVPLMKAMYGQMGVDIVVQSSVVQAIIWMTLLLIVLECYRLDISSNDEKNGVVGDSNNNGQTATKDLERNVEEELSSTRQSYWSLMKVVGSKVAMNPNSYAVYIGLLWAIIASRCHITMPSILEGSISIMSKAGAGTAMFSMGIFMALQKKIIACGVKLTVFGMVLRFIAGPAAMAIGCIAAGLHGDVLRVAIVQSALPQAIASFIFAKEYGLHAEVISTAVIFGTMVSVPVLIAFYIGLDVIHWPFL, encoded by the exons ATGATAGGGTGGGAAGATGTTTACAAGGTGGTGGAAGCCACGGCTCCACTCTACGTAGCCCTAATATTAGGTTATGGCTCAGTGAAATGGTGGAAGGTTTTCACTCCTGAGCAGTGTGGTGCCATAAATCGTTTCGTTTGCTTCTTCACTCTTCCTCTCTACACATTCGACTTCACAGCCCACGTCGACCCTTTCCAGTGGAACTATCGTTTCATAGGTGCCGACGCTATATCGAAGGTGATCATCGTGGTGGGGTTGGCCTTTTGGGCCAAGTTGAGTAGCAAAGGGAGCTATGCTTGGTCCATAACAAGCTTTTCTCTGTGCACTCTCACCAATTCCCTTGTCGTTGGAGTGCCTCTAATGAAAGCCATGTATGGTCAAATGGGTGTTGATATTGTCGTTCAGTCTTCGGTTGTACAAGCCATTATTTGGATGACCCTTCTTTTGATTGTTCTCGAGTGTTATCGGTTGGATATTTCGTCCAACGACGAAAAAAATGGTGTCGTTGGCGATTCGAATAATAATGGGCAGACTGCTACGAAGGATTTGGAAAGAAATGTGGAGGAAGAGCTTAGTAGTACTCGACAATCTTACTGGTCATTGATGAAGGTTGTGGGGTCGAAAGTGGCCATGAATCCCAACTCTTATGCCGTTTATATTGGCCTACTTTGGGCTATCATAGCCAGCag GTGTCATATTACGATGCCAAGTATCCTTGAAGGGTCCATTTCGATCATGTCAAAAGCTGGGGCAGGCACTGCCATGTTTAGTATGG gAATATTCATGGCGCTGCAAAAAAAGATAATTGCATGTGGAGTGAAATTAACCGTGTTTGGCATGGTTTTGAGGTTTATCGCCGGACCGGCAGCCATGGCTATTGGCTGTATTGCCGCCGGCTTGCATGGCGATGTTCTACGTGTAGCTATCGTTCAG TCAGCACTACCACAAGCGATTGCATCTTTTATTTTTGCCAAAGAATATGGATTGCATGCAGAAGTAATTAGCACAGC GGTTATCTTTGGGACGATGGTGTCTGTTCCTGTGCTAATAGCTTTTTATATCGGTTTAGATGTAATACATTGGCCTTTTTTATAG